From a single Miscanthus floridulus cultivar M001 chromosome 8, ASM1932011v1, whole genome shotgun sequence genomic region:
- the LOC136476159 gene encoding rop guanine nucleotide exchange factor 9-like → MVRFLRRGHSLDKTGSHNSNQQQQQRERHLDRSGSDTGEMHESLGNGAGGTPPLPNGRAAAAGAARSRLGRDGPPSELDIMKEKFAKLLLGEDMSGTGKGVASALALSNAVTNLAASVFGEHRKLEPMAPDTKERWKREVGWLLSVTDHIVEFVPTRQTAENGTTMEIMSTAQRRDLAMNIPALRKLDAMLIGYMDNFVDQTEFWYEKGGDNKRDDDKWWMPTVKVPSEGLSDVTRKWLQYQKECVNQVLKAAMAINAQVLVEMEIPEIYIESLPKKGKTSLGDAIYRSITEDTFDPLEFLAGMDLSTEHKVLDLKNRIEASTVIWKRKMQTKDSKSSWSSIVSFEKREQFEERAETILHLLKIQFPGTPQSQLDISKIQYNRDVGYALLESYSRVLESLAYSVMSRIEDVLSADAAAQNLTATEAARRMMESAELPSARKLDAKEELEKLNEAPASMTLFDFMGWHFDQDELMKRREDGTLDADGEAMLLKKAPSMAPKKFSYVDSLSSGGGMRSPSARH, encoded by the exons ATGGTGCGCTTCCTCCGGCGCGGACACAGCCTTGACAAGACCGGATCGCACAACAGCaaccagcaacagcagcagcgagaGCGCCACCTCGACAGGAGCGGCAGCGACACGGGCGAGATGCACGAGTCCCTTGGCAATGGCGCCGGCGGCACCCCGCCGCTTCCCAacggccgggcggcggcggccggggcgGCGCGGTCGCGCCTGGGCCGCGACGGGCCGCCCTCAG AGCTGGACATCATGAAGGAGAAGTTCGCCAAGCTCCTGCTGGGCGAGGACATGTCCGGCACCGGCAAGGGCGTGGCGTCCGCGCTGGCGCTGTCCAACGCCGTCACCAACCTCGCGGCGTCCGTCTTCGGCGAGCACCGCAAGCTAGAGCCCATGGCGCCCGACACCAAGGAGCGCTGGAAGAGGGAGGTGGGATGGCTGCTCTCCGTCACCGACCACATCGTCGAGTTCGTGCCCACGCGCCAGACCGCGGAGAACGGGACAACAATGGAG ATCATGTCCACGGCTCAGCGGCGCGACCTCGCCATGAACATCCCCGCGCTGCGGAAGCTCGACGCCATGCTCATC GGCTACATGGACAACTTCGTTGACCAGACCGAGTTCTGGTACGAGAAGGGTGGTGACAACAAGCGCGACGACGACAAGTGGTGGATGCCGACGGTGAAGGTGCCGTCGGAGGGGCTGTCGGACGTGACCCGCAAGTGGCTGCAGTACCAGAAGGAGTGCGTCAACCAGGTGCTCAAGGCGGCCATGGCCATCAACGCGCAGGTGCTCGTGGAGATGGAGATCCCGGAGATCTACATTGAGTCGCTGCCAAAG AAAGGGAAGACGAGCCTGGGCGACGCCATCTACCGTAGCATCACCGAGGACACGTTCGACCCTCTGGAGTTCTTGGCCGGCATGGACCTCTCCACGGAGCACAAGGTGCTGGACCTCAAGAACCGCATCGAGGCCTCCACCGTGATCTGGAAGCGCAAGATGCAGACCAAGGACTCCAAGTCCTCGTGGAGCTCCATCGTCAGCTTCGAGAAGCGCGAGCAGTTCGAGGAGCGCGCCGAGACCATCCTCCACCTCCTCAAGATCCAGTTCCCGGGGACGCCGCAGTCGCAGCTCGACATCTCCAAGATCCAGTACAACAGG GACGTCGGGTACGCCCTCCTGGAGAGCTACTCGCGCGTGCTGGAGAGCCTGGCGTACAGCGTCATGTCGCGCATCGAGGACGTGCTGAGCGCGGACGCGGCGGCGCAGAACCTGACGGCGACCGAGGCGGCGCGGCGGATGATGGAGTCGGCGGAGCTGCCCTCGGCGCGGAAGCTGGACGCCAAGGAGGAGCTGGAGAAGCTGAACGAGGCGCCGGCGTCGATGACGCTCTTCGACTTCATGGGCTGGCACTTCGACCAGGACGAGCTGATGAAGCGCAGGGAGGACGGCACGCTGGACGCGGACGGCGAGGCCATGCTCCTCAAGAAGGCGCCCAGCATGGCGCCCAAGAAGTTCTCCTACGTCGACAGCCTCTCCTCCGGCGGCGGCATGAGGAGTCCCTCGGCGCGCCACTGA
- the LOC136471581 gene encoding uncharacterized protein yields the protein MLSALLGGYLTAYPPPPLPPATAAASSPSARLPAPFPARLRHASLLVARRRAAGAGAGEALSASAAADGDDEYEAALQEGGFPSWTGGGEEEDDYDPDPEIGDIMGDYFDDPKKAQTRMEDRIGKKRHKIVQTKTGSPNPMKVVLNKFDFSNSYIWFEFYNALLPKDVTLISDSLRSWHIVGRLGGCNSMNMQLSQLLLDCKRPTYDALEGANVTPTSFYNIGDLETQGNLARVWVDIGIHEPLLLDILLNALTTISSDHVGIKQVQFGGLEFLNWSEDLKTEEVGYSVCKI from the exons ATGCTCTCTGCGCTCCTCGGCGGCTACCTGACCGCCTACCCGCCTCCGCCTCTCCCACCCGCAACAGCAGCGGCCTCGAGCCCGAGCGCGCGTCTCCCGGCACCCTTCCCTGCTCGCCTAAGGCACGCGTCCCTCCTCGTCGCCCGACGGCgcgcggcgggggcgggggcgggggaggcgctGAGCGCGTCAGCCGCTGCGGACGGCGACGACGAGTACGAAGCGGCGCTGCAGGAGGGAGGGTTCCCGAGCTGGacgggcggcggcgaggaggaggacgactacGACCCCGACCCCGAAATCGGAGACATTATGGGGGACTACTTCGACGACCCCAAGAAGGCCCAAACCCGC ATGGAGGATAGGATAGGAAAGAAGCGCCACAAGATCGTGCAAACCAAGACCGGCTCGCCCAACCCCATGAAGGTCGTCTTGAACAA ATTTGACTTCTCCAATTCATATATTTGGTTCGAGTTCTACAATGCTCTGTTGCCAAAAGATGTTACCTTAATTTCTGAT TCTCTGCGATCATGGCATATAGTTGGCCGTCTTGGTGGctgcaattctatgaatatgcAG TTATCGCAGTTGCTTTTAGATTGTAAAAGGCCGACTTATGATGCTCTTGAAGGAGCTAACGTCACTCCAACGTCCTTTTACAACATTGGTGATCTTGAGACTCAAGGTAATCTAGCACGAGTATG GGTAGACATTGGTATTCATGAGCCATTGCTTTTGGACATCCTGCTTAATGCCTTAACAACAATAAGTTCAGA TCATGTTGGTATTAAGCAAGTACAGTTTGGCGGGTTAGAGTTTTTGAACTGGAGTGAGGACTTGAAAACAGAAGAAGTTGGATATAGTGTGTGCAAAATCTAA